From Alienimonas californiensis, a single genomic window includes:
- a CDS encoding NAD(P)/FAD-dependent oxidoreductase, with the protein MPESSSPAGTTVRVTNLALPVEEPEEALPAAIAERLGVNVNDLGRWRLLRKSLDARQRRGLKYVHSIAVDLPPGVRPRKAEPFKAKRFEDPVPGTAPMRHRPVVVGSGPAGLLAGYYLAKRGYRPLILERGRPVKERARAIKAFDAGGPFEPENNYLFGEGGAGAWSDGKLTCRVTGPDVDYVLDTFVECGGRESLTYEHRPHLGSNKLPMICRNYRRRTEAMGGEYRFGVTVEGLDLRDGKVVGLQTSAGHLEADRVILAIGHSARDTYEALHAAGVPMEAKAFQLGVRIEHPQELVNRRKYGRPEYLELLGAADYSLVAPGQPNGERDLYTFCMCAGGWIIPSVSEPGRFCTNGMSNSRHETTHANSGLVLTLEPAAFGSKHPLAGVEVQRRAEGLAFQRAGGDYKAPVQRATDYLRGQLSAGDVSCSYKRGSVSLNLGELLPPAVASGLHAGLPGLAEKWGGSEYLTEAVLAGPETRGSSPVRIARDRDTLCCPNIDGLYPVGEGAGYAGGIVTAAVDGLRTAKAIVERFAAV; encoded by the coding sequence ATGCCTGAGAGTTCATCCCCCGCCGGAACCACCGTCCGCGTCACCAACCTCGCCCTGCCGGTCGAGGAGCCGGAGGAGGCCCTGCCCGCGGCGATCGCGGAGCGATTGGGCGTGAACGTGAACGACCTCGGCCGCTGGCGCCTGCTGCGCAAAAGCCTCGACGCCCGGCAGCGGCGGGGGCTGAAGTACGTGCACAGCATCGCCGTCGACCTGCCCCCCGGCGTGCGACCGCGGAAGGCGGAGCCGTTCAAGGCGAAGCGGTTCGAGGATCCGGTGCCGGGGACCGCCCCGATGCGGCATCGGCCGGTGGTCGTCGGCAGCGGGCCGGCGGGGCTGTTGGCGGGGTACTATCTCGCGAAGCGGGGCTATCGCCCGCTGATCCTCGAGCGTGGCCGGCCGGTCAAGGAGCGGGCCCGGGCCATCAAAGCCTTCGACGCCGGCGGGCCGTTCGAGCCGGAGAACAATTACCTGTTCGGCGAAGGCGGCGCCGGCGCCTGGAGCGACGGCAAGCTGACCTGCCGCGTGACCGGGCCGGACGTGGATTACGTCCTCGACACCTTCGTCGAATGCGGCGGCCGCGAGAGCCTGACCTACGAGCACCGTCCGCACCTCGGCAGCAATAAACTGCCAATGATCTGCCGAAACTATCGCCGCAGAACCGAGGCGATGGGCGGCGAATACCGCTTCGGCGTGACCGTCGAAGGGCTCGATCTGCGGGATGGCAAGGTCGTTGGCCTGCAAACCTCCGCGGGGCATCTCGAGGCGGACCGGGTGATCCTCGCGATCGGCCATTCGGCCCGGGACACCTACGAGGCATTGCACGCCGCCGGGGTGCCGATGGAAGCGAAGGCGTTTCAACTCGGCGTGCGGATCGAGCACCCGCAGGAACTCGTGAACCGCCGCAAATACGGCCGGCCGGAGTATCTGGAACTGCTGGGGGCGGCGGATTATTCGCTCGTCGCCCCGGGGCAGCCGAACGGCGAGCGGGACCTGTACACGTTCTGCATGTGCGCCGGCGGGTGGATTATTCCCAGCGTCTCGGAGCCCGGCCGGTTCTGCACGAACGGGATGAGCAACTCCCGTCACGAAACGACCCACGCCAACAGCGGCCTCGTGCTCACGTTGGAGCCGGCGGCGTTCGGGTCGAAGCATCCCCTGGCGGGCGTCGAGGTGCAGCGCCGGGCGGAGGGGCTGGCCTTCCAGCGGGCCGGCGGGGACTACAAGGCCCCCGTGCAGCGGGCGACGGACTATCTGCGGGGGCAGCTCTCCGCGGGCGACGTGTCGTGCAGTTACAAACGGGGGTCGGTCTCGCTGAACCTCGGCGAGCTATTGCCGCCGGCGGTCGCCTCGGGGTTGCACGCCGGGTTGCCGGGGTTGGCGGAGAAGTGGGGCGGTTCGGAGTACCTCACCGAAGCGGTGCTCGCCGGGCCGGAGACCCGCGGCAGCAGTCCGGTGCGGATCGCCCGGGATCGGGACACGCTTTGCTGCCCGAACATCGACGGCCTGTACCCCGTCGGGGAGGGCGCCGGCTACGCCGGGGGCATCGTGACCGCGGCGGTCGACGGCCTCCGCACGGCGAAAGCCATCGTCGAGCGGTTCGCCGCCGTATAG
- a CDS encoding thioredoxin family protein, whose translation MLDFAAKFSEGLSYDAFLEAHGSDADRAKWAAALEQFTLTPEQTALIEGFTREMPVFCLAGAWCGDCVSQCPIFHRIASANDRIKLRFFDRDAHPDLADELQICGAARVPSVLFLAEDFAPTGRYGDKTLVKYRKLAGELSGAACSLGANEPAALRAAVTAEWVEQFERNQLILRTSGRLRKKHGD comes from the coding sequence ATGCTCGATTTCGCCGCCAAGTTTTCCGAAGGCCTGTCCTACGACGCCTTCCTCGAGGCCCACGGCTCCGACGCCGACCGCGCCAAATGGGCCGCGGCGCTGGAGCAGTTCACGCTCACGCCGGAGCAAACCGCCCTCATTGAGGGCTTCACCCGGGAGATGCCGGTGTTCTGCCTGGCCGGCGCCTGGTGCGGCGACTGCGTGAGCCAGTGCCCGATTTTCCACCGGATCGCCTCCGCCAACGACCGGATCAAGCTGCGGTTCTTCGACCGGGACGCCCACCCGGACTTGGCGGACGAACTGCAAATCTGCGGCGCCGCCCGGGTCCCCAGTGTGCTGTTCCTCGCGGAGGACTTCGCCCCGACCGGCCGCTACGGCGATAAAACGCTGGTCAAGTACCGCAAGCTGGCCGGCGAGCTGTCCGGCGCCGCCTGTTCGCTGGGAGCCAACGAACCCGCCGCCCTGCGGGCCGCGGTGACCGCGGAGTGGGTGGAGCAGTTCGAGCGGAACCAACTCATCCTCCGCACCAGCGGCCGCCTGCGGAAAAAGCACGGGGATTGA